Proteins from a single region of Runella sp. SP2:
- a CDS encoding response regulator transcription factor encodes MKILIIEDEESLAHPLREYLTSEGHLCEWVSTYLAAEEKIGVYEYDCVLVDIMLPGGSGLDLVDLLKKTQSQAGIIIISAKNALDDKILGLELGADDYLTKPFHLSELNARIKSIQRRRQFAGNREIKFGDIRIVPDSKEVWVHDSEIVLTRKEYDLLMYLVANANRVLSKGAISEHLYGDEIDQANSFDFLYSHMKNLRKKLSEQGCPDYIQTVYGVGYKFAA; translated from the coding sequence ATGAAAATCTTAATCATTGAAGACGAAGAATCATTGGCACATCCATTGCGCGAATACTTAACCAGCGAAGGCCACCTGTGTGAGTGGGTTTCGACTTATCTGGCTGCCGAAGAAAAAATAGGCGTTTATGAGTACGACTGCGTGTTGGTTGACATCATGCTTCCAGGTGGTTCGGGCCTTGATTTGGTCGATTTGCTCAAAAAAACGCAGTCACAGGCGGGAATTATCATCATTTCAGCCAAAAATGCGCTCGACGATAAAATTTTGGGGCTCGAACTCGGCGCAGATGATTATTTAACCAAACCTTTTCATTTGTCCGAACTGAACGCCCGCATCAAATCCATCCAACGGCGGCGGCAATTTGCGGGCAATCGTGAAATCAAATTTGGTGATATTCGCATTGTGCCCGATTCTAAAGAAGTATGGGTACATGATTCGGAAATTGTCCTGACCCGCAAAGAATACGATTTATTAATGTATCTGGTAGCCAATGCCAACCGCGTGCTGAGCAAAGGTGCCATTTCTGAACACCTGTACGGCGATGAAATCGACCAAGCCAATAGCTTTGATTTCTTATATTCGCACATGAAAAACCTCCGAAAAAAATTATCCGAACAAGGCTGCCCCGACTACATTCAAACGGTTTATGGGGTAGGTTATAAATTTGCCGCATGA
- a CDS encoding DUF1080 domain-containing protein yields MFLSNLRKPFLIAACSLALTTGAMAQKKENLFNGKDLTGWKVYGTEKWYVQDGELICESGPDKGYGYLATTKTYKNFELSVDFKQGANGNSGVFIRSNIPDGSTKISGWQVEVAPPNHDTGGIYESYGRGWLIQIPDEKEGFLKFGEWNTLKIRAEGPRVRTWLNGHEMVDINDEKIGAGNGSIALQIHDGGGIKVNWKNLKIKSL; encoded by the coding sequence ATGTTTCTCTCAAATCTACGTAAACCATTTCTAATTGCTGCCTGCTCATTGGCGTTGACAACGGGGGCCATGGCCCAAAAAAAAGAAAATTTATTTAACGGTAAAGACCTCACAGGTTGGAAGGTATATGGTACCGAAAAATGGTACGTTCAAGACGGTGAATTGATCTGTGAAAGTGGTCCTGACAAAGGTTATGGATACTTAGCAACGACCAAAACCTACAAGAACTTCGAACTGTCGGTTGATTTTAAACAAGGTGCCAACGGCAACAGCGGCGTTTTTATTCGTTCAAATATTCCCGACGGAAGTACCAAAATTAGCGGCTGGCAGGTAGAAGTAGCCCCTCCAAACCACGATACGGGCGGAATTTACGAATCGTACGGCCGTGGTTGGTTGATTCAGATTCCCGACGAGAAAGAAGGATTTTTGAAATTTGGTGAATGGAATACCCTTAAAATCAGAGCAGAAGGGCCGCGCGTTCGTACGTGGTTGAACGGCCACGAAATGGTGGACATCAACGACGAGAAAATTGGCGCTGGAAACGGGTCAATTGCCCTTCAAATTCACGACGGTGGGGGTATCAAAGTCAACTGGAAGAATTTAAAAATTAAGTCGTTGTAA
- a CDS encoding Fur family transcriptional regulator, with product MNTFAKDTLRLHELRHTSCREDILEILQNRASALSHGDLENGLKDRYDRVTIYRTLKTFVDKGIIHKVLDEDGLRYALCKDACQEHNHHHDHVHFKCQMCGKTTCLEDIHVPSLALPAGFKSKEVNLLIQGTCSICNK from the coding sequence ATGAATACTTTCGCCAAAGATACCCTGCGATTACACGAATTACGCCATACAAGCTGTCGTGAAGATATTTTGGAAATTTTACAAAACCGTGCTTCTGCGCTTTCACACGGGGATTTAGAAAATGGCTTAAAAGACCGCTACGACCGCGTTACTATTTACCGTACCCTAAAAACGTTCGTTGATAAAGGCATTATTCATAAAGTGTTGGACGAAGATGGCCTTCGCTACGCTTTGTGCAAAGATGCTTGCCAAGAGCACAATCACCACCACGACCACGTTCATTTTAAATGCCAAATGTGCGGTAAAACCACTTGTTTGGAAGACATTCATGTTCCGTCGCTGGCCCTACCCGCAGGTTTCAAATCCAAAGAAGTGAATTTATTGATTCAAGGCACTTGTTCGATTTGTAATAAGTAA
- a CDS encoding DUF4126 domain-containing protein, which produces MEIFLSLCLGVGLAACSGFRVFVPLLISSLGIHFGLVNVDTGFEWMGTWAAIAVLASATVLEIGGYYIPWVDNLLDTIATPAAVAAGTLLTTSFIEIDNPLLQWGLGIIMGGGTAGFIQAGTSLVRLASSKFSGGLANPVVSTVENVTAIGFSLFTFWLPVVAFVLVVLFIVWLIQKLLARKSKTT; this is translated from the coding sequence ATGGAAATCTTCCTCAGTCTCTGCTTGGGCGTCGGCTTAGCGGCATGCTCAGGTTTTCGGGTGTTTGTGCCCCTGCTTATCAGCAGCTTGGGCATTCATTTTGGCCTCGTCAACGTCGATACGGGCTTTGAATGGATGGGAACGTGGGCAGCCATCGCAGTACTAGCCAGTGCAACCGTACTTGAGATTGGCGGCTATTACATTCCTTGGGTCGATAATTTGCTAGACACCATCGCGACACCCGCCGCCGTAGCCGCTGGAACGCTACTGACCACTTCTTTTATCGAAATTGACAATCCTCTGTTGCAGTGGGGCTTGGGAATCATCATGGGTGGAGGAACGGCAGGCTTCATCCAAGCAGGCACGAGCCTTGTCCGATTGGCTTCCTCTAAATTCAGCGGAGGACTGGCCAATCCCGTCGTCTCCACCGTCGAAAATGTCACCGCCATCGGCTTTTCACTTTTTACCTTTTGGTTGCCCGTGGTCGCTTTTGTATTGGTCGTTTTATTTATCGTTTGGTTAATACAAAAGTTACTAGCTCGAAAAAGTAAAACCACTTGA
- a CDS encoding DUF5829 family protein yields the protein MTTPTVLLNHFYLTLDRETFQAIAQSEFLRQQFAPNEIRTTNRTDRSYTGLYFYGERTYFEFFDVTTETHRHIGDSAIAFGLENEGDTSLLEVHWPDSHRLSITRPTHTEQVPWFEMLIPKGFTLENPLTFWTMEYRPTFLTSWFPTATAAPSLARQEVLERYKSRIDKVCQPYFKNISGLTIGLPEDVYQAVDHFTHQFGYSKKATSSGFFFTDVENVTYHIQLSESMHYGISEVVFDVTRQPSQANWELGNSELRFLNDQNAVWKFW from the coding sequence ATGACAACTCCCACCGTTCTTTTAAATCATTTTTACCTCACTCTCGACCGCGAAACATTTCAGGCAATAGCCCAATCTGAGTTTTTACGCCAACAGTTTGCCCCCAACGAAATCAGAACCACAAATCGTACCGACCGAAGTTATACTGGGCTTTATTTTTACGGGGAAAGAACGTATTTTGAATTTTTTGACGTCACGACAGAAACACACCGACACATTGGTGATTCAGCCATTGCATTTGGCCTTGAAAACGAAGGAGACACTTCGCTTTTAGAAGTCCATTGGCCTGATTCGCACCGACTTAGTATTACTCGTCCCACCCATACCGAACAAGTACCTTGGTTTGAGATGCTCATTCCGAAAGGATTCACACTTGAAAACCCTCTGACCTTCTGGACGATGGAATACCGCCCTACTTTTCTTACAAGTTGGTTTCCAACGGCCACTGCTGCCCCTTCATTGGCACGCCAGGAGGTTTTAGAGCGTTACAAATCCCGAATTGACAAAGTTTGTCAGCCCTATTTTAAAAATATAAGTGGCCTGACCATTGGACTACCCGAAGATGTCTATCAAGCTGTTGACCATTTTACCCATCAATTTGGGTATTCTAAAAAAGCCACGTCTAGCGGTTTTTTCTTTACCGATGTTGAAAATGTAACGTACCACATTCAGCTCTCAGAAAGTATGCACTATGGAATTTCGGAAGTAGTTTTTGATGTTACGCGCCAACCGAGTCAGGCAAATTGGGAATTGGGCAATTCCGAGCTTCGGTTTTTAAATGACCAAAACGCCGTTTGGAAGTTTTGGTAA
- a CDS encoding DEAD/DEAH box helicase: protein MTFDSLQLIDPIRRALTAEGYETPTPIQAEAIPIVLSGKDLLGCAQTGTGKTAAFAIPILQLLSERQLHRNAKQRAIKALILTPTRELAIQIGESLASYGRYTGLKHTVIFGGVKQARQTDALHNGVDILVATPGRLLDLMAQRFVSLKYLEIFVLDEADRMLDMGFIHDVRKVIAVLPPRRQSLFFSATMPPEIVKLADTILHEPEKVEVTPVSSTVDLIQQWVYFVDKENKANLLIHLLEEKKIENALVFTRTKFGADKVMKVLMRHNIKAESIHGNKSQNARQNALNNFKAKTTRVLVATDIAARGIDVDELAHVFNYEIPNIPETYVHRIGRTGRAGASGTAYSFCETEERKSLKDIQKLIDKVIPVVEEHPYPQSQKPGNEVAKPKPQSATPKSNNFQRARPKPSGNAPEQGGAAKAKSGQRPWYAKRNEGKKGPR from the coding sequence ATGACATTTGACTCACTTCAATTAATTGACCCTATTCGCCGCGCACTAACGGCCGAGGGATACGAAACTCCAACCCCGATTCAGGCCGAAGCCATTCCGATTGTTTTAAGCGGAAAAGATTTGCTCGGATGTGCCCAAACGGGAACGGGGAAAACCGCCGCTTTTGCCATTCCAATTCTTCAACTTTTGTCGGAGCGGCAATTGCATCGAAATGCCAAACAACGCGCCATCAAAGCGCTCATTCTGACGCCAACCCGCGAGTTAGCGATTCAAATCGGGGAAAGTTTGGCCTCTTATGGCCGTTATACGGGTTTGAAACATACCGTTATTTTTGGCGGGGTAAAACAAGCTCGTCAGACGGATGCCCTTCACAACGGTGTGGACATTCTGGTGGCAACGCCTGGGCGCTTGCTGGACTTAATGGCTCAACGTTTTGTAAGCCTTAAATACCTCGAAATCTTTGTGTTGGATGAAGCCGACCGAATGCTCGACATGGGCTTTATTCATGACGTTCGGAAGGTAATTGCCGTGCTGCCTCCGCGCCGTCAATCACTGTTTTTCTCGGCCACGATGCCACCCGAGATTGTCAAATTGGCCGATACTATTTTGCATGAACCCGAAAAAGTAGAAGTGACGCCCGTATCGTCAACGGTCGATTTGATTCAACAGTGGGTGTATTTTGTGGATAAAGAAAACAAAGCCAATTTGTTGATTCATTTGTTGGAAGAAAAGAAAATAGAAAACGCATTGGTGTTTACGCGTACCAAATTTGGCGCCGATAAAGTGATGAAAGTGTTGATGCGACATAACATCAAAGCTGAATCAATCCACGGAAATAAATCACAAAACGCTCGCCAAAATGCGTTGAATAACTTTAAAGCAAAAACTACCCGTGTTTTGGTAGCGACGGACATTGCCGCGCGTGGTATCGACGTGGACGAATTGGCGCACGTTTTTAACTACGAAATACCGAATATCCCCGAAACCTACGTTCACCGAATTGGACGAACAGGACGGGCGGGCGCTTCGGGAACGGCTTACTCATTTTGCGAAACGGAAGAACGTAAATCGTTGAAAGATATTCAGAAATTGATTGATAAGGTGATTCCTGTGGTCGAAGAACACCCGTATCCTCAAAGTCAGAAGCCTGGAAATGAGGTTGCTAAGCCTAAGCCACAGTCAGCAACGCCAAAATCAAACAATTTCCAAAGGGCTAGACCCAAGCCGTCGGGCAATGCCCCCGAACAAGGCGGAGCCGCCAAAGCAAAGAGTGGACAACGTCCTTGGTATGCCAAACGTAACGAGGGTAAAAAAGGTCCTCGATAG
- a CDS encoding Do family serine endopeptidase, whose protein sequence is MSQNWKQLALVGLISGGVSVGALELLHQTNQDVILKEAPLASLAKLTSAGGPAGVPGDFTYAADVSMPAVVHITSTIKTRGENAQNLQIPEAFREFFGDRAPNMQQGPQKQQASGSGVIISPDGYIVTNNHVVEGAEELEVVLNNKHTYKAKVIGTDPSTDLAVIQIPAKNLQALTFANSDAAKIGEWVVAVGNPFNLESTVTTGIISAKGRGLGIIGQKQQNEFSGPARKGDSPLESFIQTDAVVNPGNSGGALVNLKCELVGINTAIASPTGSYAGYSFAVPSNLVKKVAGDLIKYGNVQRGYLGIMLDELDSKKADEYGVKETEGVYVKSFSPNSAAKEAGLKPGDVILKVDGNNVNTVPQLQELIGRKQPGESAKLAISRDGSVKDIAVTLRNRDGGNQLLKPDAAEVVLNDLGVQLNDLSPREKTVLKENGIEGGAKVGSIEAGKLSRAGVQEGFIITKLNGKVIRSVQEFKNAIEGKKGTRVQIEGIYSDEPTDSFTFGFNV, encoded by the coding sequence ATGAGTCAAAATTGGAAACAGCTCGCCTTGGTAGGATTAATCTCAGGGGGAGTTTCAGTAGGAGCTTTAGAATTGCTCCACCAAACAAATCAAGATGTTATATTGAAAGAAGCGCCGTTAGCTTCGTTGGCCAAGCTCACTTCCGCAGGAGGCCCCGCTGGCGTACCAGGTGATTTTACCTACGCCGCCGACGTTTCGATGCCTGCCGTCGTACACATTACCTCGACCATCAAAACGAGGGGAGAAAATGCCCAAAATCTTCAGATTCCCGAAGCTTTCCGCGAGTTTTTTGGCGACCGCGCTCCCAATATGCAGCAAGGGCCTCAAAAACAACAGGCGTCTGGTTCGGGCGTGATTATTAGCCCCGACGGCTACATTGTCACCAACAACCATGTGGTTGAAGGCGCTGAAGAACTGGAAGTTGTGTTGAACAACAAACACACCTACAAGGCCAAGGTGATTGGCACCGACCCATCGACTGATTTGGCGGTGATTCAGATTCCTGCCAAAAACTTGCAGGCATTGACTTTTGCTAATTCTGACGCGGCAAAAATTGGTGAATGGGTGGTAGCGGTTGGGAATCCATTCAACTTGGAATCGACCGTAACGACGGGGATTATTAGTGCCAAAGGCCGTGGATTGGGTATCATTGGTCAAAAACAACAAAATGAATTTAGCGGCCCTGCGCGTAAAGGTGATTCTCCGCTTGAGTCCTTCATCCAAACGGATGCCGTCGTAAACCCTGGTAATTCGGGTGGTGCGTTGGTTAACCTCAAATGTGAATTGGTAGGTATCAACACCGCAATCGCGAGCCCAACGGGTAGTTATGCAGGGTATTCGTTTGCCGTTCCTTCCAATTTGGTCAAAAAAGTAGCGGGCGATTTGATTAAGTATGGCAACGTACAACGTGGTTACTTAGGCATTATGCTCGACGAATTGGACAGCAAAAAAGCCGACGAATACGGCGTAAAAGAAACCGAAGGGGTTTACGTAAAATCGTTTTCTCCCAACAGTGCCGCCAAAGAAGCGGGTCTAAAACCTGGGGACGTGATTTTGAAAGTTGATGGCAACAACGTCAATACCGTACCGCAATTGCAGGAATTGATTGGCCGTAAACAACCTGGAGAATCGGCAAAACTCGCCATTAGCCGCGACGGCAGTGTCAAAGACATAGCTGTAACGCTTCGTAACCGCGACGGTGGAAATCAGTTATTGAAACCCGATGCCGCCGAAGTTGTCCTCAACGACCTTGGCGTTCAGCTCAATGACTTGTCACCTCGTGAAAAAACCGTTTTGAAAGAAAATGGGATAGAAGGAGGGGCCAAAGTAGGCAGTATCGAAGCAGGAAAACTTTCAAGAGCAGGCGTACAAGAAGGATTCATTATCACCAAGTTGAACGGCAAAGTGATTCGTTCGGTGCAAGAATTCAAAAACGCCATTGAAGGTAAAAAAGGAACAAGGGTTCAAATCGAAGGGATTTATTCCGACGAGCCCACCGACAGTTTTACGTTTGGATTTAACGTTTAA
- a CDS encoding DUF4136 domain-containing protein, which translates to MKKFVKMGSVFFGMIALTVSAAFAQVSAGINPAADLGKYKTFAWLRPDVKAGPNPMYNSDLLSATVKQSVGTELLTRGMKEDEDAPDALIQFHTYTQQQRRTNYSGGFYPYFGGWGRWGGFYPYGMMGWGGGGYPYQTQYTEGTLVIDILDAKTKEVLWEGVAQGTLSGKINRIQNQINSSVRKMFTKYYPLKQTVS; encoded by the coding sequence ATGAAAAAGTTCGTAAAAATGGGGTCAGTGTTTTTCGGAATGATTGCCCTGACCGTTTCAGCTGCTTTCGCCCAAGTAAGTGCAGGAATCAACCCCGCCGCCGATTTGGGTAAGTACAAAACCTTTGCTTGGTTACGCCCTGACGTCAAAGCGGGGCCTAATCCGATGTATAACAGCGATTTGCTTTCGGCTACCGTCAAGCAGTCAGTGGGGACGGAGTTGCTCACTCGTGGAATGAAAGAAGATGAAGATGCACCAGATGCTCTTATACAATTTCATACTTACACCCAGCAACAACGCCGCACCAATTATTCAGGCGGTTTTTATCCCTACTTCGGTGGATGGGGGCGTTGGGGCGGTTTTTACCCTTACGGCATGATGGGCTGGGGGGGAGGAGGTTATCCTTACCAAACCCAATACACTGAAGGAACGCTGGTCATTGATATTTTGGATGCCAAAACCAAAGAAGTACTTTGGGAAGGGGTGGCTCAAGGAACGTTGAGCGGAAAAATCAACCGCATCCAAAACCAAATCAATTCGAGTGTTCGTAAAATGTTCACCAAGTATTATCCATTAAAACAAACTGTGTCATGA
- a CDS encoding AGE family epimerase/isomerase codes for MTSEKIASLRQEIETYLNNGLLPFWVKRTVDKENGGFLTHFDQFGNDSGEDEKSLIAQSRSVFTYSSVHRAGYGNGEFAEMARHGVDYLINNMWDEEFGGFYWMTNRKGEVTNDQKIIYGLSFCIYSLSEYTLATGDLRGREYAEKCFDLLQKYGADTHFGGYFEMFHRDWTLKGPGAAGGDRKTLDAHMHLMEAFTTLYECTGLEVHRRKLLEIIELLVTKIMHPEYGTGIPQFWADWSVAPQIKFDIVWGWDRFSEDGMKAAAEDNTSYGHNSEFAWLLMHALDVLGLPYDTYGEQIKKSYSHSLQYGVDWEFGGVYVEGSHAGEVYDREKEFWQQAEMLIGMLDAYRYLKDEKYLEAYENIHRFVFDKMINHELGEWWPLMTRQGVPIWKHMSHSWKINYHDVRSMVQSIVRLDKIAKGV; via the coding sequence ATGACTTCTGAAAAAATTGCTTCCTTGCGTCAGGAAATTGAGACGTATCTTAACAATGGATTATTGCCTTTTTGGGTAAAGCGTACCGTCGATAAAGAAAATGGTGGCTTTTTAACGCATTTCGACCAGTTTGGAAACGATTCGGGCGAAGATGAAAAATCGTTGATTGCTCAATCGCGGTCGGTTTTTACCTATTCGTCGGTGCACCGTGCGGGATATGGAAACGGTGAATTTGCCGAAATGGCCCGCCACGGGGTTGATTACCTCATCAACAATATGTGGGACGAGGAGTTTGGTGGATTTTACTGGATGACCAACCGCAAAGGGGAAGTCACCAACGACCAAAAAATCATCTACGGCCTCAGTTTTTGTATTTATTCATTGAGTGAATATACCCTCGCTACGGGAGATTTGCGCGGTCGGGAGTACGCCGAAAAATGTTTTGACCTTCTCCAAAAATATGGTGCAGATACCCACTTTGGGGGATATTTTGAAATGTTCCACCGCGATTGGACGCTCAAAGGGCCAGGTGCAGCAGGCGGGGATCGTAAAACGCTTGATGCGCACATGCACTTAATGGAAGCTTTTACGACGCTTTACGAATGCACAGGATTGGAGGTGCACCGTCGTAAGTTGTTAGAAATCATCGAATTGTTGGTGACCAAAATCATGCACCCTGAATACGGTACGGGTATCCCGCAGTTTTGGGCAGATTGGTCGGTAGCACCACAAATCAAATTTGATATTGTGTGGGGATGGGATCGTTTTTCTGAAGACGGAATGAAAGCCGCCGCAGAAGACAATACTAGCTACGGACACAATTCGGAGTTTGCGTGGTTGTTGATGCACGCCCTCGATGTGCTAGGTTTACCTTATGATACGTACGGCGAGCAAATCAAAAAATCGTACAGTCATTCATTACAATATGGTGTTGACTGGGAATTTGGCGGGGTGTATGTAGAAGGTTCACACGCGGGCGAGGTCTATGACCGCGAGAAGGAGTTTTGGCAGCAAGCCGAAATGTTGATTGGAATGCTGGATGCGTACCGTTACCTCAAGGACGAAAAGTATTTGGAGGCGTACGAAAACATCCACCGTTTTGTGTTTGATAAAATGATTAATCACGAACTAGGTGAGTGGTGGCCGCTGATGACGCGCCAAGGTGTGCCGATTTGGAAACACATGAGCCATTCTTGGAAAATCAATTATCACGACGTTCGTTCGATGGTGCAGTCGATTGTACGTTTGGATAAAATCGCGAAAGGCGTTTAG
- a CDS encoding SMP-30/gluconolactonase/LRE family protein — protein sequence MKTSLFLTSALIIGSFFSIKAQDNAPISLQELWKSDTLLRTPESVLYDPKGKQLFVANINKMNVDKPDGDGFISILSTDGKIKNLKWTTGLNDPKGMGIVKKSLFVADLKDLVEIDLTSGVILKRHAAIGSVMLNDVSVSPKGEIFVSDSRGHKLYRYADGKLELYLDDPNLQGPNGVFAEKEHLIVASAGTGNLWKLDYGTKKFSSWAMTNKTADGILRHGDNYLISCWHGEIYCVKPDGKVWKLIDSKNPQVNTADFGFISDKKTVLVPNFYKNTVTAYLIK from the coding sequence GTGAAAACCTCACTTTTTCTTACCTCCGCCCTCATTATTGGTAGCTTTTTTTCAATAAAAGCGCAAGATAATGCCCCCATTAGCCTTCAAGAGCTTTGGAAATCGGACACACTCCTCCGCACGCCCGAGTCGGTTTTGTACGACCCCAAAGGGAAACAATTGTTTGTGGCCAATATCAACAAAATGAACGTTGATAAACCCGATGGCGACGGCTTTATCTCTATTTTGAGCACCGATGGAAAAATCAAAAACCTCAAGTGGACAACAGGGCTTAATGACCCCAAGGGCATGGGAATTGTAAAAAAATCGTTGTTTGTGGCTGATTTAAAAGACCTTGTCGAAATCGACTTAACCTCAGGAGTTATTCTGAAACGCCATGCGGCGATCGGTTCGGTGATGCTCAATGACGTAAGTGTAAGTCCCAAAGGAGAAATTTTTGTGAGTGACTCGCGCGGACATAAACTGTACCGATACGCCGATGGAAAATTAGAATTGTATTTGGATGACCCTAATTTGCAAGGCCCTAACGGCGTTTTTGCCGAAAAAGAGCACCTGATTGTCGCTTCCGCAGGAACGGGCAATTTGTGGAAATTGGATTATGGCACCAAAAAATTCAGTTCATGGGCCATGACCAACAAAACCGCCGATGGGATTCTTCGTCATGGTGATAACTACTTGATTTCGTGCTGGCACGGTGAAATTTATTGCGTCAAACCAGATGGTAAAGTGTGGAAGCTCATCGACAGCAAAAATCCGCAAGTCAATACGGCTGATTTTGGTTTTATTTCTGACAAAAAAACGGTTTTAGTCCCTAACTTTTATAAAAATACGGTGACGGCTTATTTGATTAAGTAA
- a CDS encoding HAMP domain-containing sensor histidine kinase, protein MTLITKATRSFLLACLVALAVGGVSCFWFLHKIMDNEASEQLLHEKEQVEDYVNEIGVLPKRWFSISDSLWAIRTHPPLPMVMSDTVLFSTVQKEYLAYRQLSFGIATLNGYYQVNIRKALYETQGLKQALLLAFSGLSIVLVGLLFFINYRLSRSLWKPFYRTLDTLKTFQLAQKEPLKFRRTSITEFQTLQLNLTKLTNQLRQDYQSLKTFTENASHELQTPLAVIASNLDLLIQAPNLTEEQLERIGNLIETVGNLSKMNHSLLLLTKIENGQFTDAVELDLSSLLSEKIDLWEPLIQDKGLTLHQQIAPNVRLHIHKLLVDVLLNNLLGNALKHNQPNGSIRVELTQNTLILSNTGPQPTLPVDQLWERFSKGSSRTDSVGLGLALVKQIADTYHFPISYHFQDGWHHVQISFNIS, encoded by the coding sequence ATGACGCTCATCACCAAAGCCACCCGCTCCTTTTTACTTGCCTGCCTTGTTGCCTTGGCCGTGGGGGGAGTGAGTTGCTTTTGGTTTTTACACAAAATCATGGACAACGAAGCCTCCGAGCAGTTGCTCCACGAAAAAGAACAAGTGGAAGATTATGTCAACGAGATTGGGGTTTTACCCAAACGATGGTTTTCCATTTCGGACAGCCTTTGGGCCATTCGCACGCATCCTCCCTTGCCGATGGTAATGAGTGACACCGTTTTATTTAGTACCGTCCAGAAAGAATACCTAGCTTATCGTCAACTTAGTTTTGGAATTGCGACCCTCAACGGCTATTATCAAGTTAATATCCGAAAAGCATTGTACGAAACCCAAGGACTCAAACAAGCTCTTTTGTTGGCATTTTCTGGCTTGAGTATCGTCTTGGTAGGACTGTTGTTTTTTATCAATTACCGTCTTTCCAGAAGCCTGTGGAAACCGTTTTACCGCACCCTTGATACCCTCAAAACGTTCCAATTGGCACAAAAAGAGCCTTTAAAGTTTCGGAGAACGAGCATCACTGAATTTCAAACCCTTCAGTTAAATCTAACAAAACTGACCAATCAACTTCGGCAAGATTACCAAAGCCTTAAAACGTTTACCGAAAACGCCTCGCACGAACTCCAAACGCCCTTGGCCGTCATTGCGTCCAATTTAGACTTACTCATTCAAGCCCCCAACCTGACCGAAGAACAGCTCGAACGCATCGGAAATCTGATTGAAACGGTGGGAAATTTATCCAAAATGAACCACAGTTTGTTGCTTTTAACCAAAATAGAAAACGGTCAGTTTACCGACGCCGTTGAGCTTGATTTGAGTTCGTTGCTTTCCGAAAAAATCGACCTCTGGGAACCGCTCATTCAAGACAAGGGCTTGACCCTTCACCAACAGATTGCTCCCAATGTTCGCCTCCACATCCATAAATTGTTGGTGGATGTGTTGTTGAACAACCTACTTGGGAATGCCCTCAAACACAACCAACCCAACGGCAGCATTCGGGTTGAGCTCACCCAAAATACCCTTATTTTATCCAACACAGGCCCCCAGCCGACCCTTCCCGTTGACCAGCTTTGGGAAAGATTCAGCAAAGGTTCTTCCCGTACTGATTCCGTTGGATTAGGACTGGCGCTTGTCAAACAGATTGCTGATACCTACCATTTCCCTATTTCTTACCACTTCCAAGACGGCTGGCACCACGTCCAAATCTCATTTAACATTTCTTAA
- the mog gene encoding molybdopterin adenylyltransferase, with product MIKIGIINVSDRASAGVYEDIPGKAIVSTLNEYLTSAWEPVYRVIPDEQHLISQALVEMADKEGCCLVVTCGGTGPAPRDVTPEATEAVCHKMMPGFGELMRQVSLQYVPTAILSRQTAGIRGKTLIVNLPGKPSAIRQCLDAVFPAIPYCIDLIGGPFLETNEAVIKVFRPK from the coding sequence ATGATTAAAATAGGCATTATTAACGTCTCCGACCGCGCCAGTGCGGGTGTTTATGAAGACATCCCAGGGAAGGCCATTGTGTCAACGCTCAACGAATACCTAACCAGTGCTTGGGAACCCGTGTATCGGGTTATTCCCGACGAGCAACATTTGATTAGCCAAGCCCTTGTCGAAATGGCTGATAAAGAAGGTTGCTGTTTAGTAGTAACATGCGGCGGAACGGGCCCCGCGCCCCGCGATGTTACTCCCGAAGCAACCGAGGCCGTTTGCCATAAAATGATGCCAGGGTTTGGGGAACTGATGCGGCAAGTGAGTTTACAGTACGTGCCCACGGCCATTTTGTCACGCCAAACGGCAGGGATTCGGGGCAAAACACTGATTGTTAATTTGCCAGGAAAACCTTCGGCCATTCGTCAGTGTTTGGATGCTGTTTTTCCCGCTATTCCGTACTGCATTGATTTGATTGGAGGGCCATTTTTAGAAACCAACGAAGCCGTGATAAAGGTGTTTAGACCTAAATAG